One genomic segment of Salminus brasiliensis chromosome 6, fSalBra1.hap2, whole genome shotgun sequence includes these proteins:
- the fhip2b gene encoding FHF complex subunit HOOK-interacting protein 2B: protein MDVLNKLTTLFQQALETREPSINLLDSFVDHWKGITNYYIETTDETRPVKQTDIPWRLKQMLDILVYEEKQQEVEETGACMEYLLQHKILETLCTLGKAQYPPGMSQQVLVFFSKVLTQIQKPLLHLINVYRPVQKLIRLCGLCNSQTEKEEAQFLFTVCSRVKKDPYVLNYILETNKDGQRSSSVSEDSIDEGSSGASSPASSPPPSTSSAPTHSSSQPGIIHILTQLGKSQKSRVALRAMESVLLLTSVPQEETAKLLAEETPLCALLSQRLCELYSTIPTTLHPADLHSYPLKQWRTSSSPDCSAPEESPSFPAQEHVDKFFSWLDYCDELIKKAPKVLAVTLAKAIHQQWLTELVHPQLLQMSEVGILVQTALLSCSVRHIHSPALLQELVHFLLGSNTHYEQRTDAPPQAHLLRYHLIEHCDHISDEISITTLRLFEELLKKPDRNILANLVLRNLEGRSYRLPGSVEERPGAESDVLEESDELEEDPFFTDSEFSGSETLLSLSRDERRSSSRTQIAETVNSFLCLVPQEAKTTQHVQGAGYDTYVHDALKSLKECSAVSLEWGWPDTPKPVDVHSASVHFYEGHFLKVLFDRTARILEQPYELNLQVTSVLSQLAVFPHPHLHEYLLDPYISLSPGARSLFSTLVRVIGELMQRIQHIPNFTQRLVLVRRQLMGLEEETMVDHATLLKGVIVLEEFCKELAAIAFVKLPIGDQEHLAAFSS from the exons ATGGACGTTTTAAACAAACTGACGACTCTCTTCCAGCAGGCACTGGAGACT AGAGAGCCGTCAATCAATCTGCTCGACTCATTTGTAGATCACTGGAAAGGAATAACTAACTATTACATAGAAACTACAG ATGAGACTCGGCCAGTGAAGCAGACCGACATCCCATGGAGGCTAAAACAGATGCTGGATATCCTGGTGTACGAGGAGAAGCAGCAGGAAGTGGAGGAGACCGGGGCCTGCATGGAGTACTTGCTCCAACACAAGATACTGGAGACACTCTGCACCCTGGGCAAGGCACag TATCCTCCTGGAATGAGCCAGCAGGTCTTGGTGTTCTTCTCTAAGGTCCTGACCCAAATCCAGAAGCCCTTGCTCCATCTCATCAATGTGTATCGACCTGTACAG AAACTGATTCGTCTATGTGGACTCTGCAACtcccagacagagaaagaggaggcGCAGtttctgtttactgtttgttcTCGAGTGAAGAAAGATCCATATGTCCTTAACTACATCTTAGAG ACTAACAAAGATGGCCAAAGATCCAGCTCTGTTTCAGAGGACAGTATAGACGAGGGTTCCAGTGGAGCGTCCAGTCCAGCCAGCTCACCCCCTCCCTCCACTTCTTCAGCACCCACACACAGCTCATCCCAGCCAGGCATCATCCATATCCTCACCCAGCTGGGGAAGAGCCAA AAAAGCCGTGTTGCCCTGCGGGCGATGGAGAGTGTGCTGCTCCTGACCAGCGTCCCTCAAGAGGAGACGGCCAAGCTGCTGGCAGAGGAAACGCCACTGTGTGCTCTTCTGTCACAGAGACTGTGTGAACTCTACAGTACCATCCCCACCACACTCCACCCTGCCGACCTGCACAGCTACCCCCTCAAACAGTGGAG GACATCGTCTTCTCCAGACTGTTCTGCTCCAGAGGAGAGCCCTTCGTTCCCAGCTCAGGAACATGTAGACAAGTTCTTCTCCTGGTTAGACTACTGTGATGAGCTCATTAAAAAGGCACCAAAG GTGCTTGCTGTTACACTTGCCAAAGCTATTCACCAGCAGTGGCTTACAGAACTCGTTCACCCTCAGCTGCTACAGAT GTCAGAGGTTGGCATCCTGGTCCAGACTGCGCTCCTGTCATGCTCTGTGCGTCACATACACTCGCCAGCCCTGCTGCAGGAGCTGGTGCACTTCCTGCTGGGCAGCAACACACACTACGAGCAGCGGACAGACGCACCCCCCCAGGCACACTTGCTACGCTACCATCTGATCGAGCACTGTGACCACATCTCAGACGAG ATTAGCATCACTACCTTACGGCTGTTTGAGGAGCTTTTGAAGAAGCCGGACAGAAACATCCTGGCCAACCTGGTGCTGCGGAACCTGGAGGGTCGCAGCTACAGGCTGCCGggctctgtggaggagagacCCGGTGCAGAGTCCGATGTCTTGGAGGAGTCTGA tgagCTGGAAGAGGACCCTTTCTTCACAGACAGCGAGTTCAGCGGCTCTGAGACTCTGCTATCTCTGTCCAGGGATGAGAGGAGGTCCAGTTCTCGCACACAGATAGCGGAAACTGTTAACAG CTTTCTCTGTTTAGTACCTCAAGAAGCAAAGACAACTCAACATGTGCAGGGAGCAGGATATGACACGTATGTTCACGATGCTCTTAAATCG CTAAAAGAATGCTCAGCTGTGTCCTTGGAGTGGGGCTGGCCAGATACCCCCAAACCCGTTGATGTCCACTCCGCTAGTGTACACTTTTATGAAGGCCACTTTCTCAAAGTACTGTTTGACAGGACCGCACGCATACTGGAGCAG CCATATGAGCTGAACCTGCAGGTGACGTCTGTGCTGTCCCAGCTGGCCGTATTCCCGCACCCTCATCTCCACGAGTACCTGCTGGACCCCTACATCAGTCTGAGCCCTGGAGCCCGCTCGCTGTTTTCCACGCTTGTCAGA GTAATCGGAGAGCTGATGCAGAGGATCCAGCACATCCCAAACTTCACACAGAGGCTTGTCTTGGTCAGGAGACAGCTCATGGGCCTTGAGGAGGAGACCAT GGTGGATCATGCAACCCTGTTAAAGGGAGTGATCGTACTAGAAGAGTTCTGTAAGGAGCTCGCAGCCATCGCTTTCGTCAAACTGCCCATAGGTGATCAGGAACACCTCGCTGCCTTCAGCTCTTAG
- the nudt18 gene encoding 8-oxo-dGDP phosphatase NUDT18 — protein MGSEQPEETVERILQGEGLEVTDYDWSAGELKAVALRTTVCYIVAAVIFNDKGEVLMVQEAKKECYGRWYLPAGRMEQGESIQEAVQREVREEAGVDCEPATLLLVQEKGLQWIRFTFLAEVTGGSLKTKAEADAESLQAQWWDREAPLALRASDILTLIDAGLKYRQKPWFPACLPTDLPCEVVCQRLLLAFTSADPDDCDQEHLWLLLGNQSVDAEAETHPHLPVAVAGKAQAVTWTARRLVEKCVASSCHALDVNIRGILGVQHNGRVPGKTDGLCLNTLVTVGYLEEGPVDLRSPPPLESESYRWHEVTNPSLRTNILQRIKDASLLPVYSLY, from the exons ATGGGCTCTGAGCAACCTGAGGAAACCGTGGAGAGGATCCTGCAAGGAGAAGGGCTGGAGGTCACAGACTACGACTGGTCTGCCGGGGAGCTGAAGGCTGTAGCCCTTAGGACGACTGTGTGCTATATAGTAGCTGCAGTCATCTTCAATGACAAG GGGGAGGTGCTGATGGTGCAGGAGGCGAAGAAGGAGTGCTACGGGCGCTGGTACCTCCCCGCAGGCCGCATGGAGCAGGGGGAGAGTATTCAGGAGGCTGTGCAGagagaggtcagagaggaggccGGAGTGGACTGTGAGCCGGCCACCCTGCTGCTGGTGCAGGAAAAGGGTCTGCAGTGGATCCGCTTCACCTTCCTCGCCGAGGTCACAG GTGGCAGTCTGAAGACAAAAGCGGAGGCAGATGCCGAGTCTCTGCAGGCTCAGTGGTGGGATCGAGAGGCTCCTCTTGCTCTCCGTGCCTCGGACATCTTGACCCTTATAGATGCCGGCCTCAAGTATCGCCAGAAGCCGTGGTTCCCTGCGTGCCTGCCCACCGATCTGCCCTGCGAAGTGGTCTGTCAGAGGCTGCTCCTGGCCTTCACCTCGGCTGACCCTGACGACTGCGACCAGGAGCATCTATGGCTGCTGCTGGGCAATCAGTCTGTTGACGCTGAGGCTGAAACACACCCTCACCTTCCTGTCGCGGTAGCAGGGAAAGCACAGGCGGTCACATGGACAGCCCGCAGACTGGTCGAGAAGTGCGTGGCCTCATCCTGTCACGCTCTGGACGTTAACATCCGCGGAATCCTGGGAGTGCAGCATAACGGGAGAGTTCCTGGCAAAACAGATGGGCTCTGTCTGAACACACTGGTGACGGTGGGATATTTAGAGGAGGGTCCGGTGGATCTTCGCAGTCCGCCACCACTGGAGAGTGAGAGTTACAGATGGCATGAGGTGACCAATCCCAGCCTGAGGACAAATATACTGCAGAGGATAAAAGATGCGTCCCTTCTACCCGTGTACAGCCTTTACTGA